The following coding sequences are from one Ursus arctos isolate Adak ecotype North America unplaced genomic scaffold, UrsArc2.0 scaffold_23, whole genome shotgun sequence window:
- the LOC130544656 gene encoding olfactory receptor 4S2-like has product MENNVTEFIFMGLSQNEKVQQLCFFLFLFFYMILMTGNFLIIMTIQRSPNLNSPMYFFLSFLSFVDICYSSVTAPKLIVDSQAKVKSISFAGCMVQLFFSHLFGCTEIFILTVMAYDRHVAICKPLRYMTIMDRKVCSVMVVTCWLGGFVHSFIQTILTVQLPFCGPNLIDHYFCDVHPLLKLACTDTYVVGLIVIANSGMISLSSFVILMGSYIVILLSFKTRSSEGRRKALSTCASHVIVVILFFVPCLFIYLRPSTTFTEDKMVAVFYTIITPMLNPLIYTLRNMEVKNAMKRLWIERLLDRKKRDSGVKLSGIGVASVVPVSTRVAGNKSTIIP; this is encoded by the coding sequence ATGGAAAATAATGTTACCGAGTTTATCTTCATGGGTCTTTCCCAAAATGAGAAAGTACAGCAACTATgcttctttttgttcttattcttttataTGATACTCATGACTGGAAATTTTCTCATTATAATGACCATTCAAAGGAGTCCAAATCTCAACTCTCCAATGTACTTCTTCCTTAGCTTCCTTTCCTTTGTGGACATCTGCTATTCCTCTGTTACAGCCCCCAAGCTGATTGTTGATTCCCAAGCCAAAGTCAAGAGCATCTCTTTTGCTGGTTGTATGGTGCAGCTCTTTTTCTCCCATCTGTTTGGCTGCACAGAGATCTTCATTCTCACGGTGATGGCCTATGACAGGCATGTGGCTATCTGTAAGCCTCTACGCTATATGACCATTATGGACCGGAAGGTCTGCTCTGTAATGGTGGTAACCTGTTGGTTAGGAGGGTTTGTGCATTCCTTCATCCAGACCATCCTCACTGTACAACTGCCTTTCTGTGGCCCCAACCTGATTGACCACTATTTCTGTGATGTCCACCCCTTACTGAAGCTGGCTTGCACAGACACGTACGTGGTGGGGCTCATTGTGATAGCCAACAGTGGCATGATTTCCCTGAGCAGCTTTGTCATTCTTATGGGCTCCTACATTGTCATCTTGCTTTCCTTTAAGACCCGTTCATCAGAGGGGAGGCGCAAGGCCTTGTCCACATGTGCTTCCCATGTCATAGTAGTGATCTTGTTTTTTGTCCCCTGCCTCTTCATCTACCTAAGACCTTCCACCACTTTCACTGAGGACAAGATGGTGGCTGTGTTCTATACCATCATCACACCCATGTTAAACCCTCTGATCTACACCCTGAGAAACATGGAAGTGAAAAATGCCATGAAGAGACTGTGGATAGAGAGGTTGTtggacagaaaaaagagagattctGGTGTGAAGCTCAGTGGGATTGGTGTAGCTTCAGTTGTACCAGTTTCCACAAGGGTTGCTGGGAACAAGTCAACCATCATCCCTTAA
- the LOC113264943 gene encoding olfactory receptor 4S2-like: MENNVTEFIFMGLFQNEKVQQLCFFLFLFFYMILMTGNFLIIMTIQRSPNLNSPMYFFLSFLSFVDICYSSVTAPKLIVDSQAKVKSISFAGCMVQLFFSHLFGCTEIFILTVMAYDRHVAICKPLRYMTIMDRKVCSVMVVTCWLGGFVHSFIQTILTVQLPFCGPNLIDHYFCDVHPLLKLACTDTYVVGLIVIANSGMISLSCFVILVGSYIVILLSFKTRSSEGRRKALSTCASHVIVVILFFVPCLFIYLRPSTTFTEDKMVAVFYTIITPMLNPLIYTLRNMEVKNAMKRLWIERLLDRKKRDSGVKLSGIGVASVVPVSTRVAGNKSTIIP, from the coding sequence ATGGAAAATAATGTTACCGAGTTTATCTTCATGGGTCTTTTCCAAAATGAGAAAGTACAGCAACTATgcttctttttgttcttattcttttataTGATACTCATGACTGGAAATTTTCTCATTATAATGACCATTCAAAGGAGTCCAAATCTCAACTCTCCAATGTACTTCTTCCTTAGCTTCCTTTCCTTTGTGGACATCTGCTATTCCTCTGTTACAGCCCCCAAGCTGATTGTTGATTCCCAAGCCAAAGTCAAGAGCATCTCTTTTGCTGGTTGTATGGTGCAGCTCTTTTTCTCCCATCTGTTTGGCTGCACAGAGATCTTCATTCTCACGGTGATGGCCTATGACAGGCATGTGGCTATCTGTAAGCCTCTACGCTATATGACCATTATGGACCGGAAGGTCTGCTCTGTAATGGTGGTAACCTGTTGGTTAGGAGGGTTTGTGCATTCCTTCATCCAGACCATCCTCACTGTACAACTGCCTTTCTGTGGCCCCAACCTGATTGACCACTATTTCTGTGATGTCCACCCCTTACTGAAGCTGGCTTGCACAGACACGTACGTGGTGGGGCTCATTGTGATAGCCAACAGTGGCATGATTTCCCTGAGCTGCTTTGTCATTCTTGTGGGCTCCTACATTGTCATCTTGCTTTCCTTTAAGACCCGTTCATCAGAGGGGAGGCGCAAGGCCTTGTCCACATGTGCTTCCCATGTCATAGTAGTGATCTTGTTTTTTGTCCCCTGCCTCTTCATCTACCTAAGACCTTCCACCACTTTCACTGAGGACAAGATGGTGGCTGTGTTCTATACCATCATCACACCCATGTTAAACCCTCTGATCTACACCCTGAGAAACATGGAAGTGAAAAATGCCATGAAGAGACTGTGGATAGAGAGGTTGTtggacagaaaaaagagagattctGGTGTGAAGCTCAGTGGGATTGGTGTAGCTTCAGTTGTACCAGTTTCCACAAGGGTTGCTGGGAACAAGTCAACCATCATCCCTTAA